Genomic window (Juglans microcarpa x Juglans regia isolate MS1-56 chromosome 2S, Jm3101_v1.0, whole genome shotgun sequence):
TGAAAGAGGAGTGGAAACATCTTTTGCACCCAACATGTTTGTGCTTTCCAAAATATCACGAACATACTCatgttgtgataaaaataaaccagCACGTGTAGGAATAACTTCcactccaagaaaataatgtaaAGAACCCATGTCTTTTAATGAGAACTGAGCACCAAGCTTGTGGATAACAGATAATACAaagtttttatcattttgtgtAATGACCAGATCATCCACATACACAAGTAAGTAGCAAGTAATGGATGCattagaatagaaaaataatgatgaatCAGCATGAGAATTTCGAAACCCGAGCTGAGCAATGGCATTTTTAAGTGCTGAGTACCATGCTCTTAGagcttgtttaagcccatagaTAGCCTTTCTTAGTCTACACACATGCTCAGGTTTTGACTTGTCCTTGAATCTAGGAGGCTGCTTCATATAAACTATTTCTGTCAATGGATTgtgtaaaaatgcattattgacaTCCATTTGTCTCAATTCCCAACCATTAAGCATTGCAATTGCTAACATAGACCTGATTGTGGCAGGTTTTACAACAGGACTAAAGGTCACTTTATAGTCAATTCCTAGGCGTTGATTGTAGCCCTTGGCCACAAGTCTGCCCCTAAATCTGTCAACTGAACCATATGCTTTCCTCTTGACCCTAAAGACCCATTTACAGCTCACTGGATGACAATTTTTCGATGGTGGTACCAAATCCCATGTACCATGTCTCATAAGAGCAGTAAGTTCACTAGACATAGCCTCATGCCACTTTGGGTGAAACACGGCTTGATTGACACATGTAGGTTCAATAGATGAGGGTAGCGAATGTTTGGTGACAGTATAAAGCTGTTTGGGCTTATAGATGTTATTCATTGACCCTGTGGTCATTGAATGGGTTCGGGTTGGTGCGTCGAGAGGTTCATTGAGGTCAATAACCTGAGCAGAGTCATGCAAATTTAAAGGCATTGCATCTAGGGTTTCATGTATAGGAGAACACACATGAGGAGAGATAGAAGAAATATTACCTGGAGGTGAGCGACAGCAGCAACTACAGTTTCTGAGCTCGTTGGCGGCGACGAGGGTTGAGATGAGGGACCAATTGAAGAGAAAGCCAAGGGAGCTGCATTTCCAATTTGGGAAAGATGAGACACATTAGAAGGGGAAATCGTAGATGGTAAAGGAGAAAGGAAATCACAGTCCAAACGAAATCACTGGATTCGGCAAGATAAGCTCATTCTTAGTGCTATTCTTGCCTCTACATCCACCACCATCACACCTCTCATAGCCACAACCAAGACATCCCAAGAAGCATGGAAGAAACTCAACAATATGTATGCTAGTAAGTCGCGTACAAGAGTGATGTAGCTGAAAGAAGAACTGACCTTGATCTAGCGAGGGAATCGCACGGTTCCGGATTATCTTCATGCTGTTAAAGCACTAGCTGATGAAATTGCTCTCATAGATCATCCAATTTCAGATGATGATCTTACCCGATATATCCTCAATGGATTGGGTCCGAATTTCAGGGACATCGTTGCTCCTATTCGCGCGAAAGAGAAATCCCTAGCTTTTGGAGAACTCCACGACTTGCTCGTTGGACACGAGAGCTACCTATGTTGTATGGAGGCTGCCGCTACATAGCTTGTTGTCATTGCCAACTTTACTTCCAGGAACCCTAATCTCCATGGAAACAACTCTGGCAGAGGTGCTTCACACATGGGTAATGGGCCTTCGCATGGTTTTTCTCGCACAGGTAATGGGCAACAAAAAGACTACTGTCGCTCAAATAATTCCTCAGGCCGCAACAACTCAGCCCAAAAATGCTATCAGCCGAAGTGTCAGTTCTATGATCAATTGGGCCACACAGCAAAATCGTGTCCTCAGCTCTAGCCCACTGAAATGTCAGTTAGCTATACTGCTACATcaaaatttggagaaaattaaTGGTTGATCAATTCTGCGGCCTCTCTAATATCACTGGTGATTTATCCAATTTGTCCATTCATTCAGAATATGATGGAACTAATGAGGTGGTTCTAGGTGATGGCACAAGTTTGACTGTTTCACATATTGGTTCTCTAGACTTATATTCACccgaaaaaaatttcatttaaatgatacaCTTTGTGTTCCAAATCTTCACAAGAATTTAatttctattcatcatcataccaaacaaataatttttttgttgaatttcatccattttattttcttgtgaaggatcaGATCATGGGAGCGATATTACTAAGAGGGACGTGTGAAAGTGGTGTCTACACATTTCCGAACTCATTGGCAGCTTCTCAATAAAAAATGGTTGCAAATGTGCATGAACGAACTTCCATTGATGGGTGGCATAAGCGTCTTGGACACCCATCTATAAAGATTGTTCAAAatcttgtaaatttattttctcttccgCTTACCACAAAAAAATCACCATCTTCATGCGCTTCTTGTTCTATTAATAAAGCACATCAACAACCATTTGGTTCCACTAGTTTTCAAAGTCATTCGCCTCTTGAAATTGTTTATACTGACGTTTGGGGACCCACCCACTACACTGGCTTGGATGGTTCTCGGTATTATCTCATATTTGTTGATCATTACACAAAATACATACGGTTTTATCCAATGATCACTAAAGTCCAATGTATCAACCATCTTtccacaatttaaaaatctggTCGAGATGTGCTTCAATTCAAAAATAAAGAGTCTTTACTCTGACAATAGAGGAGAATTTATaagtctcaaaatttttttctctccacgGGATCACTAATTATACTAAGGTTCCAtacacacctcaacaaaatggtgtttttGAATGACGTCATCGTCATCTTGTGGAAACGGGTCTCACATTACTTTATTATTGTAGACAAGATTTTAGCCTATACTAATTACAGAGAATATCTTGATTTGGTGAGCTGTCCCTTTTTGAATTACTTTCCTTAATACATTTGACTTGTTTCAACGCTGTTGCTGACAGCTTCTATGATGGTATCGAGGTTTACAATTTTTGTTTGATCTCTAATGGTAGCTTGAAGCCTGCTCAGAAGATCTACAACCATCCGAAGAATGAATGGGAGATAATTCTGGAGACAAGTTCGAGTGTGGAGCTTTGCCCAGAGGAAGATGATTCTATACCAAGGCAACAATTCTCTTTCAGGCCTATCAGTGAAATCAATACTGCTGACAACAATTCCATACTTGACACTATTGGTATTGAGATATCTGTGAAACCATCAGTGCCCATTATGAGAAATAATGGGATGGAAACTCGGACAAGAATCCTGAATTTGAAGGATGGATACCGGCAGTGTTGAGCTTACCCTTTGGGCAGAAATCTGCAGCAGGGAAGTTGAAAACTGGAAGAGATGATAAATTATAAGGGTTTCCCAATTTTAGGTGTCAAATCTTGGGAAGATTAATCGATGGGACAATTTCTGCTGCACAGCTCTTCATAAACCAGATTTGCCTGAGACTTGCTGCTTGAGAAACTGGTTTGATCGAGAGGGGACAAATGCAGCTTCCATGTCCATTTCAAGGATGCGGGTATCGGAAGATCAGATAAGGCAGACTGGGTCACGGTGAAGGCAACCATATCTTTCATTAAGACAGATATACTTTCTGTTAGACAGCTTGCCCATTGATTATTGGAGATAGACTGTGTAATAAGAACGTGACAAGGTCAGGAAAGACAAGATGGCTACGTGACACATTCAATCAGAAGTTTGAGGACTGATTATCGATACGTTCTTCAAGCCCAAATTCATGACCATACGGGATTAACAATGGTGACAGCTTTCCTTGATGCTGGGGGAGAGATCTTTGGTTGCTTGGCATAGGAGTTGTGTTTGTTCATATGTGAAGAGCAGGAGGATGAAAGGTTTGAAGCAATTATCCAGAGCAGACTCTTCAAACAGTATCTTTCTGGCTTGAAAtcaaagaagaaatatatgGTGAAGAACAAAGTGTGAAGATCACTGTTGTTAAGGCGGATAATGTGAGCTATTCATCAGACAGCAGATATACGCTTGATCTGATTTCAAATCTTTCCAGGTACAGAAATTGTTACTGACCCAAACAAGGGGGTGAAGGTGCAGAGGCTTTCTTTCTGGCTAGACGATTGACACCTTCTTAGCGGACAAGCAGATACGAGTTTGTGTTTGCCTTTTAAAGAATAAATCCATACTGGGCAGAGGTACTATTGATAATTGGATTCATTATGTAGTGTTCCAATTTCTTCATTCTGTAGGGCATTAATTCATAGTGATAGTTGCTTTCTGTAACTTCATGGCATACAATTCATTCACTAATGTTTACTTAGAGGATCATGAAATTCATACATCTATTTTACAACCCATTTCAAACCAACCTTTCTAGTGCTTGTTGATCCGAATTGGGAGCAATGTTATATAATCTATGTGTCTCTTTGGGTGCAACTGATTGCTGAGTTTGGGGAAAAGGGAGGGGTTTGGTTGGGGCAGGAAGTAAGATGGAAAGTAAAATTTCAGAATTCAGTTTCCGACCAAATTACAGATAAAAGAGTAACATATTACACATACAACACACAAATCATTAACGAAAGCATTAAACAGGGACATAAAAACTAAATGTCATCCTCAGAATTGCTTTCTGATCAGCTCCGTTTCACTGGGTCAAAGTTGGAAACACCAATGACAACACCAATAATGGCAGTAAGCACGACTCCACCAGCCACAATGCTGAGCAAGAAGTTCTTGAGCGACGGAGAAACCCCAGATGCAGCCTCAGCCACATCTGGTATCACCATGGAAGCCGTCAGAGCAGCCGCCGTGAGCCCCGTGACTGCCTTCTCCTTCAGGGAAGCCCTCACTTGAACCCTCCCAATTGATTTTGAAGCAGCAGGTATGACCTTGGAGGGCCTCACTGGAAGTGGCTTGAAGAAAGCCCCAGAGGTTGTTGGAACCCTCTTTTGGGTTGCATAGGTTAGTGGCATTGCCATTGAGACTGCAGAAGTGGAAGCCATCTACcaatcactctctctctctctctctgcaccCAACTGCTTCTGTATATGAAATTTCTAACAAATAAAACGGGAGTAAAGGTTTTGGtattgagtttttttgtttgttgaaaGGGAATGAGTGGACCAAAGATAGAGAGGTGATGAAGGAGGGGAATGAGAGGTGGAAAGATCTGTAATCTCTATCTCTGTCCTACGTGGTAGCTTCTCCATTCGATATCATTGGATAAGGCTATCTACTGCCCCCAATCAACATCAAGTTTGAAATCTAATTGCTTAGGCTTCACACAGTTTTCCTTCTTGAGTAGAGCTCTCAAGCGAAATGGGTTGGGTCTAAGGCCCATTCAGGGGGTGCCCAATGGATTCCATGTTGG
Coding sequences:
- the LOC121253066 gene encoding uncharacterized protein LOC121253066 — translated: MASTSAVSMAMPLTYATQKRVPTTSGAFFKPLPVRPSKVIPAASKSIGRVQVRASLKEKAVTGLTAAALTASMVIPDVAEAASGVSPSLKNFLLSIVAGGVVLTAIIGVVIGVSNFDPVKRS